The Thermodesulfovibrio thiophilus DSM 17215 genome includes the window CCAATCATGATGAATACTCATATTGCAATGCAAGAACTTGCAAAACAGATGGATGCCAAGAGACTTAAACACCTTGAAGCAGAAGCATGGGAAGACTTCCTTGATATGTGTATTGGTCAGGCAGGCCTCTGGGCAGCTTATAATGTAGAACCAGATAAGGTTCCATCTGAGATTATGCCAACAGAGCCTTATTTGCTCGGCTCACATTCAGGTTGTGCAGGATTCTGGGTAAGTGGACCTGGTGATATACCTGGAACACCGGCTGAGTGGTTCTGGGGTTACAATAGAATGAGCACTGTAAAAGGTTTATTTATGGCAGGGGATATTGTAGGTGCATCTGGTCATAAATTTTCATCTGGTTCTCATGCAGAAGGAAGAATTGCAGCAAAAGCGGCAATTGCGTTCATTCTTGATAACGCTGGATATTCACCAGCAATAGCTGAGGATCCAAATGCTCTTGCAGCAGAACTTTATCTGCCGTTTGAGCTTTATGAAAAGTATAAGACCTACTCAGTTGATCCTAAGGTCAATCCATACTACATCAGACCTGACATGTATCAGGCAAGACTTCAGAAGATTGCTGATGAATACTTTGGTGGATGTGGAACTTGGTATATGACATCTAAGACTATGATTGCAGAAGGATTAAATAAACTTCAATTCCTTAAAGAAGATGCTTTAAGACTTGCTGCATCAAACTTACATGAACTTCTTCGTTGCTGGGAGAATGTTCATAGAACACTCTCACTTGAAGCTCATGCAAGACATATCCTCTTTAGAGAAGAATCCCGTTATCCTGGATATTACTACAGAGGAGATTATGATTTTGTTGATGATAACAACTGGCGTGCTTTTGTTAACTCAGTTTATGATCCAGCATCAGATACATTCACGCTTAAGAAGGTTCCATACGTTCAGATATTTCCAGACTAATACTTGATTAGGGAGGGGTATATACCCCTCCCTTAATTTAAAAGATTGCAAACAGATGATAATAAAATTCGTAATGCAGTATAATCTGTATTACGAATTTTTGTGTTTAAGAATCCAATACATGAAGGAGGCTGAGCATGAGTGGTGAAAATCCAAATCGAATCTTGGTAATTGGCGGAGGATTTAGTGGTTTAACTGCCGGAATAGAAGCTGCTGAGACAGGAGCAGAAGTGATTGTAGTTGAAAAAAATCCTTATCTGGGTGGCAGAGTTGCGCAGTTAAATAAATATTTTCCAAAGATTTGTCCGCCAATGTGTGGTCTTGAAATCAATTTTCGTCGTATAAAAGTAAATCCTCTTTTTACTTTTTATACTATGTCTGAGGTTGATTCAATCTCTGGTGTGCCTGGAGATTATACAGTAAAAATAAAAATCAATCCTCGTTATGTAAATGAGAACTGCACAGCATGTAACGCCTGTTCTGAAGCCTGCCCGGTTGAAAGAAACTGTGATTTCAACTTCGGATTGAATAAATCAAAAGCAATTTATCTACCATTTGAGCAGGCATTTCCGCTTAAATATGTTATTGATAGAAAGTCATGTCCAAAAGACTGCCCTGCACCATGTTTAAACGCCTGTAAATATAATGCTATTGATTTTAATATGCAACCTGAAACTGTTGAGGTTAAGGTTACTTCAATAGTAGTGGCTACAGGATGGAAACCTTACGATGCATCAAAAATAGACAATCTTAATTTTGGTAAAGTTAAAAATGTCATAACTAATATGATGTTTGAAAGGATAGCTGCGAAGAATGGGCCCACAAATGGACAGATTTTAAGACCCTCTGATGGAAAATCTGTTGAAAATGTGGCTTTTGTTCAGTGTGCAGGTTCAAGGGATGAAAATCATCTTCCATTCTGTTCGTATATATGTTGCCTTGCTTCATTGAAACATACACTTTATCTCAAAGAACAGAATCCTGATGCAGAAGTGAATATTTTTTATATTGATATAAGAACTCCGGGTAAATATGAAAAATTTTACAATCAGGTAAAGGAACTAAGCGGAGTAAATTTCATAAAGGGTAAGGTTGCAGGGATTGAGCAGGATTCGGACTCTGATGATGTTATTGTAATTGCTGAGGATATTTTAAATGGCGAGAAAATACGACAAAAAGTAGATATGGTGGTTCTTGCAACAGGAATGCAACCAGAGAGCTTTGACTTTAAAGTTCCGGGAGTTAAGTATGCTGTAGATGGATTTGTTGTTGATGCTGAGGGAATATATTCTGCAGGCTGTGCTAAAGCTCCCATGGATGTAGCAGGTTGTGGTAAAGATTCTACATCTGCAGCCCTCAAGGCTATTCAGACTGGAGTAAGGAGGTAAGACATGGAAAAGAAAATAGGTCTATATATCTGCAAAGGCTGTGGTATTGGTGAGTCAATTGATGTTGAAAAAATAAAAAATATAGGGAAAAACGCATTAAGAGTTCCAGTTGTAGCAATAAGCGATGTTCTGTGCAACAATGAAGGTATTGAGCTTATTAAAAAAGATATTGCCGAGCAGGGAGTTAACTCTATTGTAATTGCGGGATGCTCTCCAAGAGTCAAAACCTATGAGTTTAATTTCCCCGGATGTTTTATTGAAAGAGTTCCACTAAGAGAGCTTGCTGTATGGACAATTGAGGCTCCAGAGGAAAAGCAACTTGCTGCAGAAGACTATGTTAGATTA containing:
- a CDS encoding CoB--CoM heterodisulfide reductase iron-sulfur subunit A family protein, with the translated sequence MSGENPNRILVIGGGFSGLTAGIEAAETGAEVIVVEKNPYLGGRVAQLNKYFPKICPPMCGLEINFRRIKVNPLFTFYTMSEVDSISGVPGDYTVKIKINPRYVNENCTACNACSEACPVERNCDFNFGLNKSKAIYLPFEQAFPLKYVIDRKSCPKDCPAPCLNACKYNAIDFNMQPETVEVKVTSIVVATGWKPYDASKIDNLNFGKVKNVITNMMFERIAAKNGPTNGQILRPSDGKSVENVAFVQCAGSRDENHLPFCSYICCLASLKHTLYLKEQNPDAEVNIFYIDIRTPGKYEKFYNQVKELSGVNFIKGKVAGIEQDSDSDDVIVIAEDILNGEKIRQKVDMVVLATGMQPESFDFKVPGVKYAVDGFVVDAEGIYSAGCAKAPMDVAGCGKDSTSAALKAIQTGVRR